In Sphingobacterium thalpophilum, a genomic segment contains:
- a CDS encoding DMT family transporter — protein MKHSYFMLHLAVLCLGLSGVFGKVISLNEGILTWYRVFLAAVILFFILKWYKIPTDFTFKEKLHIAKNGLLLTASWLLFYASIKYSNISIGVICYCMASFFTAIFAPMINKTKFRLSELLLSGLTLCGIALIFHFDTSHQLGIVLGIISPAFASLYAVHNEKLTKKYNAICINFYQMIGGTIGLACLLPFYIQHYPISTFIPNALDIFYLIILSLCCTVGVYLAFTEILKKISAFTLNLSLNLEPVYAILIAFLLLNEARELNLSFYVGLFLVVSSVLLQYWISSKKSA, from the coding sequence ATGAAACATTCATATTTCATGCTGCACCTTGCTGTGCTGTGCCTGGGACTATCTGGCGTATTTGGAAAAGTGATTTCACTCAACGAGGGGATACTCACATGGTACCGTGTATTTTTAGCTGCCGTTATCCTATTTTTTATTCTAAAATGGTATAAAATACCTACAGATTTTACGTTCAAAGAGAAACTGCATATTGCAAAAAATGGGCTACTATTGACAGCATCCTGGCTATTATTCTATGCTAGCATCAAATATTCAAACATTTCCATCGGCGTGATCTGCTACTGTATGGCAAGTTTTTTTACCGCTATTTTTGCACCGATGATCAATAAAACGAAATTCAGATTGTCTGAACTTCTGTTGAGTGGACTTACGTTGTGTGGGATAGCACTGATATTTCACTTCGATACCTCACACCAGCTTGGCATAGTCTTAGGGATAATTTCTCCGGCTTTTGCCTCACTCTATGCGGTTCACAATGAAAAATTGACCAAAAAGTACAATGCAATATGCATTAACTTTTATCAAATGATCGGTGGAACAATAGGGCTGGCATGTCTACTTCCTTTTTACATTCAGCACTATCCAATCAGCACTTTCATTCCCAATGCCCTGGATATTTTCTATCTGATCATCCTATCTTTATGTTGCACTGTGGGAGTCTATCTCGCATTTACAGAAATCTTAAAGAAGATATCAGCATTTACATTGAACTTAAGCTTAAATCTTGAGCCAGTATATGCTATTTTGATTGCTTTTTTACTTCTTAATGAAGCAAGAGAATTAAACCTATCCTTCTATGTTGGACTGTTTTTGGTTGTTTCATCTGTGTTATTGCAGTATTGGATCAGCAGTAAAAAGAGCGCTTAA
- a CDS encoding efflux transporter outer membrane subunit, with protein MKRFHHYITIFASTTLLLSACSVGKKYTGQEIAMPENFKNSEVVVTSDTLQLSWRNFVQDPLLTSLIEKALSNNTDVNVALLNMQQLELAYKQSKKGLLPTADLSVGANRTWLSSNSLNGSLSDQFIGTPYMDDYSATLRLSWEADIWGKVKMQKEESMANFFGQKENLSALKTRVIVQVIQSYYNLIALDEQLKIAQRNVQLSDSTLNMIRLQYNSSLVSSLAVEQAEAQKKTAELLIPLAHQNMAVEENALSILCGGFPQGIQRTASLDDTIVGDGLATGVPAELLSRRPDVRAAEYAVVAATSRIGLAKAAMYPSLSLTPSIGTNSIQFNKWFDLPGSIVKTIAGNIAQPIFQKGALKTNYEISVIEREKIALQFKQSVMVAVSEVSDALAKIKHTEQRLQLIHAKSNALAKATADAALLYKSGMANYLEVITAQNNALQNDLERITVKREKLNAAIDLYRALGGGTDTLPPNTP; from the coding sequence ATGAAAAGATTTCATCACTATATAACAATTTTTGCAAGCACTACCCTGTTGTTGTCCGCATGCAGCGTGGGGAAAAAATACACAGGTCAGGAGATAGCAATGCCCGAAAATTTCAAAAACAGCGAGGTTGTCGTAACATCTGATACGCTACAACTATCCTGGCGTAACTTTGTACAGGATCCCTTGTTGACCTCACTCATTGAGAAGGCATTATCCAACAATACAGACGTCAATGTTGCACTCCTCAACATGCAACAATTGGAACTCGCGTACAAGCAGTCTAAGAAAGGGTTACTGCCAACAGCTGATTTAAGCGTTGGAGCGAATAGAACCTGGTTATCGAGCAACTCCTTGAATGGCTCGCTGAGTGACCAATTTATCGGGACACCTTATATGGACGATTATAGTGCCACGCTCAGATTGTCTTGGGAAGCCGATATCTGGGGAAAGGTAAAAATGCAAAAAGAGGAATCTATGGCCAATTTTTTTGGCCAAAAGGAAAATTTATCGGCTCTGAAAACCCGGGTGATTGTACAGGTCATCCAGTCCTATTATAATCTGATTGCTTTGGATGAGCAGCTTAAGATTGCACAAAGAAATGTTCAATTGAGCGACAGCACACTGAATATGATACGTTTGCAATACAACTCATCACTGGTCAGTTCGCTTGCCGTGGAGCAAGCCGAAGCTCAGAAGAAAACTGCTGAATTGTTGATTCCCCTAGCCCATCAAAACATGGCTGTAGAAGAAAATGCACTGAGCATTCTTTGCGGAGGTTTCCCCCAGGGCATTCAACGTACAGCAAGTTTAGATGATACGATTGTTGGAGACGGACTTGCTACAGGGGTGCCGGCCGAACTCTTGAGCCGCAGACCAGATGTCAGAGCAGCTGAATACGCGGTTGTGGCTGCTACAAGCAGAATAGGACTCGCCAAAGCAGCGATGTACCCTTCCCTAAGCTTGACACCATCCATTGGTACAAACTCCATTCAATTTAACAAATGGTTTGATCTACCAGGTTCGATTGTGAAAACAATAGCGGGGAATATTGCACAGCCAATTTTTCAGAAAGGTGCTTTAAAAACAAACTATGAGATATCGGTCATCGAACGCGAAAAGATAGCATTGCAGTTTAAACAGTCGGTTATGGTTGCAGTTTCAGAAGTTTCGGATGCCTTGGCAAAAATCAAACATACGGAACAGCGCCTGCAACTTATCCATGCCAAATCAAATGCCCTCGCCAAAGCCACCGCTGATGCAGCCTTACTTTATAAAAGTGGGATGGCAAACTATTTGGAAGTGATAACTGCCCAAAACAATGCGCTACAAAATGATTTGGAACGTATTACAGTAAAACGGGAAAAGCTCAACGCAGCCATAGATCTTTACCGTGCACTGGGTGGCGGAACAGATACTTTACCGCCAAATACGCCATAG
- a CDS encoding efflux RND transporter permease subunit, with amino-acid sequence MLKKFIDRPVLATVISIIFVILGVIGLFRLPQTRFPDIAPPTVQVTGSYPGGNSETVLRSVVTPLEEQINGVEDMEYITSTASNDGTFSVRIVFKAGVNPDQAAVNVQNRVQQATPILPQEVVRMGLTTSKQQNSMIMIFNIYTEDNKKYDELFLQNYVNINLIPQIKRVPGVGQAMVFGSKDYSMRVWLNPQKMASYGLVPQEVIAAISKQSLESAPGKLGEESKAPLEYVIRYKGKKNLPEQYENIIVKNNDVQIVRLKDVARIEFGSISYSGNSQNNGLNTVTIGIFQTSGSNANEIEIGIDKQIEIAQRSFPPGIKIFKLISTKERLDESTAQVRSTLIEAFILVFLVVFLFLQDIRSTIIPAIAVPVAIVGTFFFLLVFGFTINILTLFALVLAIGIVVDDAIVVVEAVHGKMETSNLTGKQATHSAMSEITGAVISITLVMCAVFIPIGFMTGSSGMFYKQFAYTLVIAIVISAINALTLTPALCALLLKNTHAENHDGQTPKTGFSQRFFKAFNAGFENMTNRYVGSLKFLAKKKWISALLILATIGIAGYLMTSTSKSFVPMEDDNFVVYSLEMPPGTGLDRTTKAVEKIEKLLADIPSIESHTSITGFNMIGNNSSAAYATGFIRLKDKKKRGEMNDIDQIHQVISQKLSSVKEGNAMAFRSPPVDGYGMMNGAELVLQDRAGKSPVELKAMSDSVIAQIMKQPGVQFAYTMFRADYPQMELEVDEDKAAQLGVDVSEMLSSVQTYFAGDQSLNFNRFGKFYRIAVKADGIYRTDKEAFNEIFVKNNLGQMVPVNTLVTLRKVYGPESVTRYNLYNSLTINVVSTPGISNGAIMETLEKNVLTKLPGDYSYEWTGLSLEEKSSGNQTVLILALSLLFVYFLLSAQYESYLLPLAVLLSIPTGMIGSFLGTRAIGLDNNIYVQVGLIMLIGLLAKNAILIVEFALQRRRAGSSLIDSALEGARARLRPILMTSLAFIAGMVPLMFATGGTATGNHSISTGAAMGMLSGVILGVIIIPLLYLVFQYLQEKVSGKKLTDNTVHNTND; translated from the coding sequence ATGTTAAAGAAATTTATTGACAGGCCAGTTTTGGCAACTGTTATATCTATCATATTTGTCATACTGGGGGTCATCGGTCTTTTTAGGCTGCCTCAAACGCGATTCCCGGATATCGCCCCGCCCACGGTTCAAGTTACCGGAAGCTATCCCGGAGGAAATAGCGAAACAGTATTGAGATCAGTTGTTACACCCCTTGAAGAGCAAATCAATGGTGTGGAGGACATGGAATACATTACATCTACTGCAAGTAATGACGGTACATTCTCTGTACGCATTGTCTTTAAAGCAGGTGTAAATCCAGATCAGGCAGCCGTTAATGTGCAAAACAGAGTACAACAGGCTACTCCTATCCTGCCACAGGAAGTTGTCCGAATGGGATTAACGACCTCCAAGCAACAAAATAGTATGATCATGATATTTAATATCTATACAGAAGATAATAAAAAATATGATGAACTATTTTTACAGAATTATGTGAACATCAACTTGATCCCACAGATCAAGCGTGTACCTGGCGTTGGTCAGGCTATGGTATTCGGTTCCAAAGACTATTCGATGCGTGTATGGTTGAATCCGCAAAAAATGGCGAGTTATGGACTTGTGCCACAAGAAGTCATTGCTGCAATTTCCAAACAAAGTTTGGAATCTGCACCTGGAAAATTAGGGGAAGAATCAAAAGCACCACTGGAATATGTCATACGCTATAAAGGGAAAAAGAACCTTCCTGAACAGTATGAAAACATTATCGTCAAAAACAATGACGTTCAGATCGTACGCTTAAAGGATGTGGCACGTATCGAGTTTGGCTCGATCAGTTATAGTGGTAATTCGCAAAATAACGGCCTCAATACAGTTACCATTGGTATATTCCAGACATCAGGCTCCAACGCCAATGAAATTGAAATCGGAATCGATAAACAGATTGAAATAGCACAACGCTCTTTCCCTCCTGGGATCAAGATTTTTAAATTGATCAGTACCAAAGAACGCTTGGATGAAAGTACGGCACAAGTACGTTCGACATTGATTGAAGCCTTCATTTTGGTTTTCCTCGTTGTATTTTTGTTCCTGCAGGATATACGGTCGACTATTATTCCAGCAATCGCAGTTCCGGTAGCCATCGTAGGTACTTTTTTCTTCCTGCTGGTGTTTGGCTTTACCATCAATATATTGACGTTATTTGCCTTAGTACTCGCCATTGGTATCGTTGTCGATGATGCAATTGTCGTTGTCGAAGCAGTACATGGAAAGATGGAGACTTCCAACTTAACCGGTAAGCAGGCTACCCATAGTGCCATGAGTGAAATCACAGGGGCTGTAATCTCCATTACCTTGGTCATGTGTGCAGTTTTTATTCCCATTGGATTTATGACAGGTTCATCGGGCATGTTTTATAAACAGTTTGCCTATACCCTTGTTATCGCCATTGTGATCTCTGCGATCAATGCATTGACACTGACACCGGCACTCTGCGCATTATTGCTTAAAAATACGCACGCCGAAAATCACGATGGGCAGACCCCAAAAACAGGATTTTCTCAACGTTTTTTCAAAGCGTTTAATGCTGGCTTCGAAAACATGACCAACCGATACGTTGGTTCATTAAAATTCCTGGCAAAGAAAAAATGGATTTCGGCACTTTTGATCCTGGCTACAATTGGCATTGCCGGATACCTCATGACAAGCACTTCCAAAAGTTTTGTACCAATGGAAGATGATAACTTTGTTGTATACAGTTTGGAAATGCCCCCAGGAACGGGACTTGATCGAACCACAAAAGCAGTAGAAAAAATCGAAAAACTACTTGCCGATATCCCTTCTATTGAAAGCCATACAAGTATTACTGGATTCAATATGATCGGTAACAACTCCAGCGCAGCCTATGCAACAGGATTCATACGTCTGAAAGATAAAAAGAAACGTGGTGAGATGAACGATATCGATCAGATTCACCAAGTGATCTCACAAAAATTATCCAGTGTCAAAGAAGGTAACGCAATGGCCTTTCGCTCCCCTCCTGTTGATGGTTATGGTATGATGAATGGCGCGGAACTCGTTTTGCAGGACAGAGCTGGTAAATCACCGGTAGAGCTCAAAGCAATGTCTGACTCCGTTATTGCGCAGATTATGAAACAACCAGGGGTACAGTTTGCCTATACCATGTTCAGAGCAGATTATCCACAGATGGAGTTAGAAGTAGATGAAGACAAAGCTGCCCAACTTGGCGTAGATGTCAGTGAAATGCTTTCGTCCGTTCAAACTTACTTTGCGGGTGACCAATCATTGAATTTCAATCGTTTCGGTAAATTCTATCGGATAGCAGTTAAAGCAGATGGCATCTATAGAACCGATAAAGAAGCCTTCAACGAAATATTTGTCAAGAATAATCTTGGCCAAATGGTTCCGGTGAACACTTTGGTTACACTTCGTAAAGTTTATGGTCCTGAGTCGGTAACCCGTTATAATTTATACAATTCACTCACGATAAACGTGGTTAGTACGCCTGGTATCAGTAATGGTGCGATCATGGAAACATTGGAGAAAAATGTATTGACTAAGTTACCGGGAGACTATAGCTACGAATGGACGGGACTTAGCTTGGAAGAGAAGTCTTCGGGCAATCAGACTGTGCTTATCCTAGCATTAAGCTTACTATTTGTATATTTCTTACTATCAGCACAGTATGAAAGTTATTTATTGCCCCTTGCCGTCCTGTTATCAATCCCAACAGGTATGATCGGTTCTTTCCTAGGAACACGTGCCATTGGATTGGACAACAATATCTACGTCCAGGTCGGCTTGATCATGCTCATCGGTCTTTTGGCAAAAAATGCCATTTTGATTGTTGAATTTGCTTTACAGCGGAGAAGAGCAGGCTCCTCACTCATTGATTCGGCTTTAGAAGGCGCAAGAGCTCGTCTACGCCCAATCTTGATGACTTCATTGGCTTTCATTGCGGGTATGGTCCCCTTGATGTTTGCGACCGGCGGAACGGCTACAGGTAACCATTCCATCAGTACCGGAGCAGCAATGGGTATGTTAAGCGGTGTTATCCTTGGGGTAATTATTATACCATTACTGTACCTGGTGTTCCAATATTTGCAAGAAAAAGTTTCGGGTAAAAAGCTTACGGACAATACAGTACACAATACAAACGATTAA
- a CDS encoding efflux RND transporter periplasmic adaptor subunit has product MAQRTMTLKPFLTLITAAALLSSCGGNQEQPQEQAVTVDFIELSPTHAETEKKYPGTLEGTVNVDVKAQVTGYLEQIYVKEGDYVSQGQPLFKIKADVYNEQVNNSKAAYQAALSAEQNAKLEIEKIKPLVEGKVYTELQLKTAEANYAAAKAQVAQAQAALGSSQINAKFTLINAPVSGYIGRIPNRIGNLITAADATPLTTLSEINTVNVYFSLSEADFIAFIKDQNNKSSNQQATLLLADGTAYNHSGKVELASGNIDRTTGSMALKASFINPEKILRSGGSAKVILKKAHENVLLVPMAAVKDIQDRYFVYVIGEKNKISMKQIEIAGNTANAYLLKSGLTAGEKIVMNRIDMLNDGMQVQPTKKSTM; this is encoded by the coding sequence ATGGCACAAAGAACGATGACTTTAAAACCTTTCCTTACACTTATTACAGCAGCAGCATTATTATCGTCCTGTGGAGGCAACCAAGAACAACCGCAAGAGCAGGCAGTTACTGTTGACTTTATCGAATTATCTCCTACCCACGCGGAGACCGAAAAAAAATATCCTGGTACATTAGAGGGGACCGTCAACGTCGATGTCAAAGCGCAGGTAACGGGGTATCTCGAGCAGATTTATGTCAAAGAAGGAGACTATGTATCCCAGGGTCAACCCCTTTTCAAAATAAAAGCTGATGTCTACAACGAACAAGTAAACAACAGCAAGGCAGCTTACCAAGCTGCTTTATCGGCAGAACAAAACGCTAAATTGGAGATTGAAAAAATCAAACCACTTGTTGAAGGTAAAGTGTATACCGAATTACAGTTAAAAACTGCAGAGGCCAATTATGCTGCAGCTAAAGCACAGGTAGCACAAGCACAAGCTGCACTCGGTTCATCTCAAATAAATGCCAAATTTACGTTGATCAATGCGCCAGTGAGTGGTTATATCGGCCGTATTCCTAATCGGATCGGAAATTTAATTACCGCAGCAGATGCGACACCTTTAACAACGCTATCTGAAATCAATACCGTAAATGTGTATTTTTCATTGAGTGAGGCCGACTTTATAGCCTTTATCAAAGATCAGAATAACAAATCATCCAATCAACAAGCAACGCTCTTACTGGCTGATGGAACAGCATACAACCATTCGGGGAAAGTAGAGTTAGCCAGTGGTAACATCGACAGAACAACAGGAAGCATGGCACTTAAAGCAAGTTTCATCAATCCCGAAAAAATTCTCCGTTCGGGTGGCTCAGCAAAAGTAATCTTGAAAAAAGCGCATGAAAACGTATTGTTGGTACCTATGGCCGCTGTCAAGGATATTCAAGACCGCTATTTCGTTTATGTTATTGGTGAGAAAAATAAAATTTCCATGAAACAGATTGAAATTGCAGGAAATACCGCTAACGCCTATTTACTAAAATCGGGACTCACAGCTGGTGAAAAAATCGTTATGAATAGAATTGATATGCTTAATGATGGAATGCAAGTTCAACCGACTAAAAAATCCACCATGTAA
- a CDS encoding LytTR family DNA-binding domain-containing protein has protein sequence MNITKVLIIEDEKLNADRLKRLLKEIKPSIVILDVLDNIADSINWFNGNELPDLVMMDIRLSDGLSFEILETIKIDCPIIFTTAFDEYAVRAFKFNSIDYLLKPVEKTELENAIQKLDYQKDLQINQQPLQGLLDFIYPKDFRSRFLIPFKDGYKTVLVEEILYFYSEFKLTHAQLKCGTVEIVPQTMEELEQQLNPKVFFRANRQFIVHIDAIKRLHNHFNGKLKIEIKNNDQVEILVSREKAQLLKNWLDY, from the coding sequence ATGAATATAACCAAAGTATTAATCATCGAGGACGAAAAACTCAATGCCGATCGTTTAAAACGACTTTTGAAGGAAATAAAGCCATCCATCGTTATTTTAGATGTGCTGGATAATATCGCTGATAGCATCAACTGGTTCAATGGCAATGAACTTCCCGACCTGGTGATGATGGATATTCGTCTATCCGATGGTTTAAGCTTTGAAATATTAGAGACTATAAAAATAGATTGCCCAATCATATTTACAACAGCATTTGACGAATACGCTGTGAGGGCCTTTAAATTCAATAGCATAGATTATTTGCTTAAGCCTGTAGAAAAAACAGAGCTGGAAAACGCCATCCAAAAACTTGACTATCAAAAAGATCTCCAGATCAACCAACAACCGCTTCAAGGTTTATTGGATTTTATCTATCCGAAAGATTTTCGCTCACGCTTTCTAATTCCATTCAAAGACGGCTATAAAACCGTTCTTGTTGAAGAGATATTATACTTCTACTCCGAATTTAAACTTACCCATGCGCAACTCAAATGTGGCACTGTCGAAATTGTCCCTCAAACAATGGAAGAACTCGAACAGCAATTAAATCCAAAAGTATTTTTTCGCGCCAACAGGCAATTCATTGTGCATATAGATGCGATCAAAAGATTACATAACCACTTCAACGGAAAACTAAAAATAGAAATTAAAAATAACGATCAAGTGGAAATCCTTGTGAGCAGAGAAAAGGCTCAACTGCTAAAAAATTGGTTAGACTATTAA
- a CDS encoding sensor histidine kinase codes for MQDIAIYKNDKTLISTNKKRLIFTFLSFLLIYLVAYIIDPFSTCWDGYFKRNMFEILGEWTFTIIYSFIISEFSIIVHDKLNKFLTWKDSPTERLLLETVINLFAVLFINLLLEYLISKYYFGPQNVTIAPSLEEKRGMIQNITISVLIALMIMGINIGSHLITNWKNESMRAAKLDQVILETELQSLKLQIDPHFVFNNLSVLSEIILEDQQLGYEYAENFSKIYRYLLVNSKKDIISLEEELNFLNSYIFLIKNRFGDGVNFEINVNPAKRNCQLPPLTLQLLVENALKHNQTNKKKPLKIKVYTNSQNQLVVENILIPIENVSESSGIGISNIIKRYDLLSNLKLQIKNDGKTFNVILPLLAQA; via the coding sequence ATGCAGGATATAGCGATCTATAAAAACGATAAGACTCTAATTAGTACAAATAAAAAAAGGCTGATATTTACCTTTCTGTCCTTTCTGCTTATTTATCTCGTCGCCTATATTATTGATCCTTTCTCGACTTGCTGGGATGGCTATTTTAAACGGAATATGTTCGAAATACTCGGTGAATGGACATTTACGATCATTTACAGCTTTATCATTTCCGAATTTAGTATCATTGTCCATGACAAGCTTAATAAGTTCTTAACCTGGAAAGATAGTCCGACAGAGCGACTTCTACTTGAAACCGTCATCAACCTTTTTGCAGTACTCTTTATCAATTTACTGCTGGAGTACCTGATTTCCAAATATTATTTTGGACCTCAAAATGTTACTATAGCCCCATCTTTGGAGGAAAAAAGGGGGATGATTCAAAACATTACAATCAGTGTATTGATTGCGTTGATGATAATGGGGATCAATATTGGTAGTCATTTGATCACCAACTGGAAGAATGAATCCATGCGCGCAGCAAAGCTCGATCAGGTCATTCTTGAAACAGAACTTCAATCGTTAAAATTACAGATCGACCCCCATTTTGTCTTTAATAACCTGAGCGTGCTCTCAGAAATCATCCTCGAAGACCAACAATTAGGCTATGAATATGCAGAAAACTTCTCCAAAATATATCGCTACCTTCTTGTCAATTCCAAAAAGGACATTATCTCACTCGAAGAAGAACTCAACTTTCTAAATTCATACATATTTCTCATCAAAAACCGATTTGGCGATGGCGTAAACTTCGAAATAAACGTCAATCCCGCCAAACGCAATTGCCAATTACCTCCCCTTACCTTACAATTATTGGTAGAAAATGCATTAAAGCATAATCAGACAAATAAGAAAAAACCGCTGAAAATAAAGGTATACACCAACTCCCAGAATCAACTTGTTGTTGAAAATATATTAATCCCTATTGAGAATGTATCCGAATCATCGGGAATCGGGATTTCAAACATCATTAAGAGATACGATTTGCTATCCAACTTAAAACTGCAAATAAAGAATGATGGCAAAACATTTAACGTTATCCTCCCACTTTTAGCGCAAGCATAA
- a CDS encoding DUF4822 domain-containing protein, with amino-acid sequence MRDLKKIALAVCIALSTLVAMSCSKDDETVVEPQLTPSEILASTPWETTNAKNNKGESVVLTDANVSNFVGFAYFKSDGTFTMFNLDNSPKMHGDWTVSADGKTRTIVAKNAAGETLFTRVVDITVLTKKEFTYRVYPNANDKTIYFDIIHTPTTHQEPK; translated from the coding sequence ATGAGAGATTTAAAAAAAATTGCATTAGCGGTATGTATCGCCTTAAGCACGTTAGTAGCGATGAGCTGCAGTAAAGATGACGAAACTGTTGTTGAACCACAGCTTACACCAAGTGAAATATTAGCCAGTACACCCTGGGAAACAACAAACGCAAAGAATAATAAAGGAGAAAGTGTAGTGTTAACAGATGCTAACGTGTCAAATTTTGTAGGATTTGCTTATTTCAAATCTGACGGTACATTTACAATGTTCAATCTTGACAATTCTCCCAAAATGCACGGCGACTGGACCGTATCTGCAGATGGTAAAACGAGAACAATTGTTGCTAAAAATGCTGCTGGTGAAACATTGTTTACTCGTGTGGTTGATATTACCGTATTAACGAAGAAAGAATTCACGTATAGAGTTTATCCAAACGCTAATGACAAAACAATCTATTTCGATATTATCCATACACCAACAACACATCAAGAGCCAAAATAA
- a CDS encoding efflux transporter outer membrane subunit gives MNSKSKLLTVFILSFVAWSCKTDKLVSNQHLAPNLPEQYRDQAKAPQETSIGSIPWRDFFKDQVLQTLIDSAIQHNLDMQLALKNIEASQLSLKQAKANYLPTAQLQIRGNSTNPSNNSMNGLSLGQFLGQHHVEDYTASLGLSWEADIWGKIKNQNIAALASYLQTEEAKKVIQTQLIAQVAQGYYQLLMLYQLRDIAKQNLQLSDTTLRIVQQQYEVGDITLLALEQVDAQRLSAAALIPDFEQQIRIQENAIQILSGKLPQEIKIAEKLSNIQFPEELATGVPADLLSHRPDVKQAELAITASQAYQQYAKARMYPSLVISAEAGVNAFKASNWFNLPASLFGAITGSITQPILQRKELKTQYELARVEQEKNVLIFKQKVISAAGEVSDALISIQKLKEKQKITSDRTTRLKEATKHANLLFETGMATYLEVITAQSNILQSELEFAQVKKAELSAVVDLYRSLGGGWSNN, from the coding sequence ATGAATAGTAAATCAAAATTACTGACGGTTTTCATCTTATCTTTTGTCGCATGGTCTTGCAAAACAGATAAGTTGGTCAGCAATCAACACCTTGCCCCCAACTTACCCGAACAGTACCGTGACCAGGCTAAAGCTCCGCAGGAAACTAGCATAGGTTCTATTCCATGGCGTGATTTTTTTAAGGATCAAGTCTTACAAACCTTGATCGATAGTGCGATACAACATAACTTAGATATGCAACTGGCACTAAAAAATATAGAAGCGTCTCAACTGAGCCTGAAACAAGCAAAAGCTAACTATCTTCCCACGGCCCAACTACAGATCCGCGGAAATAGCACCAACCCATCCAATAATAGTATGAATGGATTGAGCCTGGGGCAGTTTTTAGGCCAACACCATGTGGAAGATTATACGGCATCCTTAGGTTTATCCTGGGAGGCCGACATATGGGGTAAAATCAAAAACCAAAATATCGCTGCTTTAGCTTCCTATCTACAGACAGAAGAAGCGAAAAAAGTAATTCAAACCCAATTAATTGCACAAGTTGCACAAGGTTATTATCAACTACTGATGCTTTATCAATTGCGTGATATCGCCAAACAAAACTTGCAATTGAGCGATACAACTTTACGCATTGTCCAGCAACAATATGAAGTTGGTGACATTACGCTGCTTGCGTTGGAACAGGTCGATGCGCAGCGATTGTCTGCAGCTGCCTTGATCCCAGACTTTGAACAACAGATCCGTATTCAGGAAAATGCCATTCAAATTCTTAGCGGAAAACTCCCGCAGGAAATTAAAATAGCGGAGAAATTGTCGAATATTCAATTCCCCGAAGAATTAGCAACTGGCGTCCCAGCCGATTTGTTAAGTCATCGTCCGGATGTAAAACAAGCTGAACTGGCTATTACAGCTTCACAAGCTTATCAACAATACGCAAAGGCACGGATGTATCCTTCCTTGGTTATTAGCGCCGAAGCAGGAGTAAATGCATTCAAGGCAAGCAATTGGTTCAACTTACCAGCTTCATTATTTGGGGCAATTACAGGAAGTATTACGCAGCCAATTTTACAGCGGAAGGAATTGAAAACTCAATATGAACTGGCACGTGTCGAACAAGAAAAGAACGTATTGATCTTCAAGCAAAAAGTAATCTCAGCAGCTGGAGAAGTTTCCGATGCTTTAATTTCAATTCAAAAATTGAAAGAAAAACAAAAAATTACTTCGGATAGAACGACGCGTCTAAAGGAAGCAACGAAGCACGCCAATCTTTTATTTGAAACAGGAATGGCCACTTACTTGGAAGTAATTACAGCACAAAGCAATATCTTGCAAAGTGAGCTCGAATTTGCTCAGGTAAAAAAAGCGGAGCTTTCTGCAGTTGTTGACCTGTATCGTTCATTAGGTGGTGGATGGAGCAACAACTAA